From the genome of Sphingopyxis sp. DBS4:
CATTCCGAAGCCGTTTATTGCGCGATTTCGTCGATCGCGGCGCAACGCCCCGAACCCGGCATTCTTGCTTATTCGGCCGCCAAGGCGGGTCTGGATGCCTTGGTGCGCGGTCTCGCCCGCGAAAGCGCGCCCAGACGAGTAGTCGCGATCGCTCCCGGTTGGCTCGACACCGAAATGACGCAGTCACAACCGCATGTCTACAATCAGGAGTTCCGAGAGAGACTGGCCGCATCAACGCCTCGCGGCATCGCGACGGTCGACGAGGTCGTCGAACTGGCAATGTATCTGATGTCCGATGCGGCCCGCAGCATCACCGGCCAGATTTTCACGATCGACGGCGGCGCTTCGTTGTGATCCGTATCCACCACGTCGGCTATGTGGTTCGGGATCTCAACGCCTATGCGGCCTCTCTGCCAGGTCTCGAGTTCGAAGCGGAGGTCGTGGACGAGATACAAAATGCCCGTATCGCGCTGTACCGCGTCGGAGATGCGTCACGGATAGAGTTGATTCAGCCGCTCGGCGAAAGCGCCTTCACCTGGGCGCATCTCAACCGATCGGGTGAAGGGCTGCACCATATCTGCTATGAGGGTATTGGCGCGGATGCAATCGACGACTATCTGCGGCAGCACCGGCTGATGCGCGTTCGCGGGCCGGTTCATGCCGTCTTGTTCGACCGGAACGTGCTATTCGCTGTGACAAGGCAGCGGGCTATTGTGGAGTTCATCCTATGACCAAACTCGTCCTGATCGGCGGCGGCGGCTTCGCCAAGGAAGTGCATGAAATCGCAGACCTGGCTGGGCATGAAGTCGTGGGCTATGTGGCGGATACCAAAGGTGTCGCGAATTTGCCCCGTCTTGGCACGATCGACGATCTGGACGAGCTACGATCGAAATTCGACCATCTCGCCATAGGGTTCGGTGCGGTCGATCGCCGTTCGCTGGGACGCAGAGCCCAGGTGATCGGCGAACTCGAGGCCAAGGGCTTCACCTTCCAGTCGCTTGTCTCGCCCCATGCGGTCGTTTCGCGCGGTGCCGAGATCGCCGCCGGAGCGGTCGTAGCGCATGGCGTGGTCATCAGCGTCGATGCAAAAATCGGCGCTCACGCCATCCTCAATACCTCGGCCATCGTCGGTCATGATGCGGTAATCGGCGAACGCACGATCGTAGCGCCGAATGCCTTTGTCGGCGGGGCAGCTTCCATCGGCCGCGATTGCCTCATCGGTCCCAGTTCGGTGGTCCTGGAAGGCCGCGCCGTCTCTGACGAAGTCATCGTTTCGCTGGGTAGCCTCGTTTTGCGGAACGTCGACAAGGGTATGACGATCCTGCCCAATCGCTCGCAGCCAAGACGATAACCCCTCGGCGTTCCTCTTCATCGTGACGGCCGGCAAGCCGGGATGATCGACGTCGGCCAGGCAGAACCCGGCCCAACGCCTGCCTAGAGTGCGTCCTGTTTAGATTGAGCCGTTCGTGCTGAGGAGGGGCTGAGCGCAGTCGAAGACCCGTCTCGAAGGACCATACGCCGCGCTCGGCCCTTCGAGACGCCATTTCGACAAGCTCCATGGCTCCTCAGCACGAACGGTGCTTTTTGAATCCGTCTCTTCAGGACAAACTCTAGCTGGATGCTCTGGCGAAAACGTCCGCGGTGACATCCGCCGTCAGCCGCATCTGCTCGTCGGTCAGCGTCGGGTGGACCAGCCACATCACGCTGGTTTCGCCCAGTGTGCGGGCGACGGGCAGCCGTTGCAGCGGGCGGAAACCAGTGCCGTCGAACGCCTTCTCCAGATAGACTTCCGCACAGCTGCCGTGAAGGCAGGGGATGCCCCGCGCGTTGATTTCCGCGACGATGCGGTCGCGATCCCATCCGGCCGCCAGCCGTTCGGGCTGGATATAGGC
Proteins encoded in this window:
- a CDS encoding VOC family protein, producing the protein MIRIHHVGYVVRDLNAYAASLPGLEFEAEVVDEIQNARIALYRVGDASRIELIQPLGESAFTWAHLNRSGEGLHHICYEGIGADAIDDYLRQHRLMRVRGPVHAVLFDRNVLFAVTRQRAIVEFIL
- a CDS encoding acetyltransferase codes for the protein MTKLVLIGGGGFAKEVHEIADLAGHEVVGYVADTKGVANLPRLGTIDDLDELRSKFDHLAIGFGAVDRRSLGRRAQVIGELEAKGFTFQSLVSPHAVVSRGAEIAAGAVVAHGVVISVDAKIGAHAILNTSAIVGHDAVIGERTIVAPNAFVGGAASIGRDCLIGPSSVVLEGRAVSDEVIVSLGSLVLRNVDKGMTILPNRSQPRR